A window of Chitinophaga sp. MM2321 contains these coding sequences:
- a CDS encoding gliding motility-associated C-terminal domain-containing protein — MHSNATPNCPFIAIPCTSAPSGETTLKPNVPVARKWRSRLTWKSLLLLLLLFGWNMMDGQAQTQTKRVYADHQVNDVVTTGLGVCVLCNVAKPDSAIDVTGTTFLNTAAVLNAGVVVGLGNVVVYEDLIFPAGQTPTGAMPGAVKVGVGSALSAALFGGITIQAYNGASPVGSPVPASEAILNLLASGNQAEIFLPAPGAAYDRIRVSINGGLLSAAVSILVYAGYYDAPATGAIACDAPIDVLYGRVGALATLGSISGVANAVDGNPTTFAQLNTTAGTTLLNSYAQLTAIYPGLSKSGDSVRIILSNSGVLLSADVLDAITIVTYNRNTVVDSIRGNSSLLKINLLSGSSGPQTMTFASAGQFDHIQVRFGSVVSALATLNVNEIQRMGPAPATGGVSKTTCLNTTPFTLDVLSPDNTNLNYTWYDSTNTQVGTGSSFSPATNTAGSFRYYVSATRKTCTTESAKALVTLVVTAAATAADITLADTTIACVSNTAVLNPTSTTVTTPVFKWYKNADRTGPVTNGLTEGAVTYAVDAAGKLTITGLTAGNHTYYASVSGTNYCENEANALKAAVVKVVTAPASPVVTGDVVVATGQPATLTAAAVPGATITWYADGITPTPAGTGTSFVVGPFTNPGTYTYYASVNIAGACASARVAVNVVVTGPVIPSPDCNVPTSQASGTTLGCVLCSVTDPTADIDNITTNFTHLNIPVGLLGGSVYQQLIFPASGAAGDSVMVNLAAPGGLADVSLFGGVVITLYNNSTVVKTETLSQLLTLRVLSGDQFAATVAATAPFNRVEVKLTGVATLLTSIDIYGARIFYANPTINAPNTSVCINNKTTLSVTPAAGTTVRWYATATGGTVLSSLNTYTTDSLKTAGTVTYYVEVVGANSCANPTRVPVNVTVTPAGTAADITLADTTIACVSNTAVLNPTSTTVTTPVFKWYKNADRTGPITNGLTEGAVTYAVDAAGKLTITGLAAGNHTYYASVSGTNYCENEAGALKAAVVKVVTAPATPVVTGDVVVATGQPATLTAAAVPGATITWYADGITPTPAGTGTSFVVGPFTNPGTYTYYASVNIAGACASARVAVNVVVTGPVIPSPDCNVPTSQASGTTLGCILCSVTDPTADIDNVTTNFTHLSMPVGLLGGSVYQRLIFPTPGSAGDSVRVVFAAPGGLADVSLFGGVVVTLYNNGTLVKAETLSQLLTLRVLSGNQFAATVAATAPYDRVEVRLTGVANLLNAIDIYGARILYANPIINTTTDTVCINNKATLSVIPAAGTTVRWYATATGGTVLSSLNTYTTDTLKTAGTVTYYVEVVGANGCANPTRVPVSVTVSPAPVVPGPDATINLCPGSDASLTIPTPDRTMTYRWYNVATGGTKLNTDSGYVFKALAINRDTTFFVEAVSSCGAVSPRQAVHLVMSSSLSAPAVAPNPDSVNIGTQAVLTAFTPASNAIYTWYGSQAGNDSLFTGPTYSPPTRATAGTVIYWVQASISGGGSCQSIRVPVTVVYGAFNNPTPVPCEGATSQTIGGSGLLILGNVYNPALAVDNDASTGASLVINLGALNAQVWERVKFNGVSVPGDTVRVLLSSPSQVLAASLLGGVQLTTYNGTTPGDSVMANNPLIKLVLLSSSRQAILEFVPTHPFDAIEVKLKSGIVGALTTIDFNYAQRALVQPKVQAAEVTVCAGNTTTLGVQNPVTGITYRWYTANGNYLAGKDGATFTTGVLTADSSFFVEAFRNGCASKGRAKVAVKVAAAPAAPVVQATDVKVCAGSDAVLAVATPAKGYSYNWYNVANGGTKLNTDSGFTYKVVNVTAQAIYYVEAVNDSCNTVSATRTAVTVGTASSLASPVVTPAADTVIVNQQPVFTATASSANAEFYWFASQASTDTLFKGAIFAAPASATLGTITYWVEAALPGAASCKSARIPVNAVTVTDIQNPVPCEGATSQTIGGSGLLVLGNVYNPQLAVDNSANTASSLVINLGVLNATVWQRAFFNGLSTPGDTVKVMLSNPGQILSAAVLASVQLTTYSGNVPGDSVLVSNPLVHLNLLSGGKRALLYFVPTKPFDGVEVKLKSGIVGALTEIGFNYAQRAIVQPTVQVTNAAICKGTQATLSVVNPVSGVVYSWFDGQGHHLLDSIAYMTPATLDSGTYTYTVRATRNGCQGAASAPAQITVQGTPAAPVIAASAISICVGDSATLTIQNAINTVTYRWYTAATGGALLFTGPVYVVKGLTASADFYAEASSGNCSGGARTKVSIGVGTAPVPILDANQVTVCEGGTAILKVTSSVNNVTYNWYTTATGGTSIFTGPIFTTPVVNATTKYYVEAVGDINKCGKPSTRAVATVNTVPVPAAPAVISANVNTCVGQATTLAVKNPQAGVTYQWFDAATGGTLVFTGPVFNVTADSSRTYYVQALVGNGCPSATRTAAAITASSVPTAPVIAASSLFVCQGGSVTLAVQKPASGVTYRWFDAATGGNLLFTGANYITGALNASTDFYAEASNGNCSNAIRTKVSIGAGQAPTPVLESNSLTVCQGGTATLRVVSATNGITYKWYTVATGGTAVFTGPDYTTGTLTNSIDFYVEATGDIAQCGNPSARVKASVTVVSAPAAPDVMAASLKTCAGTGITVAVKTQQPGLTYQWFDAATGGSLLFTGPVYNVPVVNNNTTYFVQAVVGTGCTSATRTPVSVTVDPAPSIPSIATGDVVTCIGGTATFSVQNPDAALTYRWYDAPSNGMLLATGTAYTTAPLGLTTAFYLEATNNAGCSSARKGVKATVVTTIDAPLADPITICSGQTGILSVKNKVNGVIYNWYTLARGGASVFTGADFTITPTVGATYYLEAATSGGCVSASRTVVIVTVNPSPAVPAVANATIEACQGQTATLNALNPDATLTYKWYTTPTGGTPAGTGASFITPVITANQMYYLEATNNNGCPSASRTAVSVNVTPSPASPMVTGNEAGVCPGSTATLTATSNAAGADFRWYNSSTGGTPLFTGAVFTTPAITANTTYYVEVFTTGGCASTARTAAAVVVLQPLATPVVTVDITTATSITFRWNAITGAQRYEVTLDNGVTFIPPSSGANGTTHTVTGLQPNQNVTLQVRAIGASTCQNSALSAGVTGTTANPQGNNIFVPNLFSPNGDGVNDVHLVYGTAIAQLEFRIYNQWGQLVFTSKDQRQGWDGTMGGQKQPVGVYVYIVKATMQDGSVITKKGNVTLMR; from the coding sequence ATGCATTCAAACGCTACTCCTAATTGCCCTTTTATTGCTATCCCGTGTACCTCAGCACCTTCGGGAGAAACTACCTTGAAACCCAATGTGCCGGTTGCCCGTAAATGGAGGTCCCGTCTTACCTGGAAAAGCCTGCTCCTGTTGCTCCTACTATTCGGATGGAATATGATGGACGGCCAGGCACAAACCCAAACAAAACGTGTTTACGCCGATCACCAGGTAAATGATGTTGTCACAACCGGTCTGGGTGTGTGCGTGTTGTGTAATGTAGCTAAACCAGACAGCGCGATAGACGTTACCGGTACTACATTCTTGAATACTGCCGCTGTGCTGAATGCTGGTGTGGTAGTTGGCCTGGGTAATGTGGTCGTTTATGAAGATCTTATTTTCCCTGCGGGCCAAACCCCAACCGGAGCAATGCCCGGCGCTGTGAAAGTTGGTGTGGGTTCTGCCCTCTCAGCTGCCCTTTTCGGCGGCATTACTATTCAGGCTTATAATGGAGCGTCTCCGGTCGGAAGTCCAGTACCCGCTTCCGAGGCTATCCTGAATTTATTGGCCAGCGGAAACCAGGCTGAAATATTTTTACCGGCTCCCGGAGCTGCATATGATAGAATCAGGGTGTCTATCAACGGCGGACTGCTGTCGGCTGCTGTAAGTATCCTTGTTTATGCTGGCTACTACGATGCACCGGCCACCGGAGCGATAGCTTGTGATGCCCCGATTGATGTGCTTTATGGAAGAGTTGGAGCACTGGCTACCCTTGGATCAATTTCGGGTGTGGCAAATGCAGTGGACGGAAATCCGACAACTTTCGCCCAGTTGAATACAACAGCAGGAACAACATTATTAAACAGCTATGCACAACTTACAGCTATCTACCCGGGATTATCCAAATCAGGGGATTCTGTTCGTATCATACTTTCCAATTCAGGCGTTTTATTAAGTGCAGATGTATTGGATGCCATCACTATTGTTACCTACAACAGGAATACAGTGGTGGATTCCATTCGTGGCAATAGTAGTTTGTTGAAAATTAACCTGCTGTCTGGCAGCTCTGGCCCACAAACAATGACCTTTGCTTCCGCCGGCCAATTTGATCATATTCAGGTGAGGTTTGGTTCAGTGGTAAGCGCATTGGCTACCTTAAATGTGAATGAAATCCAACGTATGGGCCCCGCTCCCGCTACCGGAGGCGTATCGAAAACAACCTGCCTGAATACGACCCCTTTTACCCTGGATGTGCTTAGTCCGGATAATACCAATCTTAATTACACCTGGTACGACTCTACTAATACACAGGTAGGTACCGGCAGTTCTTTCTCTCCAGCAACAAATACAGCGGGATCTTTCCGCTATTATGTATCGGCTACGAGAAAAACCTGTACCACCGAATCCGCCAAGGCACTGGTTACATTGGTGGTAACCGCCGCCGCCACTGCCGCAGATATTACACTGGCTGATACTACAATCGCCTGTGTAAGCAATACGGCAGTGCTCAATCCTACATCCACCACGGTAACCACACCTGTTTTTAAATGGTATAAAAATGCAGACAGAACAGGTCCTGTTACCAACGGACTTACAGAAGGTGCAGTTACCTATGCTGTAGATGCTGCCGGTAAACTCACTATCACCGGTCTTACTGCCGGCAATCATACTTACTATGCAAGTGTAAGCGGTACTAACTATTGTGAAAATGAAGCGAATGCATTGAAAGCGGCTGTTGTAAAAGTGGTTACAGCACCGGCCTCTCCTGTAGTTACTGGAGATGTAGTCGTAGCAACCGGTCAGCCGGCTACACTGACTGCCGCCGCCGTACCCGGGGCTACTATTACCTGGTATGCGGATGGCATCACCCCCACGCCTGCGGGAACCGGAACCAGCTTTGTAGTAGGTCCGTTTACCAACCCGGGCACTTATACTTACTACGCATCTGTGAACATAGCCGGCGCCTGCGCGTCAGCACGTGTAGCCGTAAACGTAGTAGTAACAGGACCGGTTATCCCATCTCCTGATTGTAATGTTCCTACCAGCCAGGCATCCGGAACTACACTGGGTTGTGTCCTTTGTAGTGTAACAGATCCAACGGCTGATATAGATAATATCACCACTAACTTTACCCACCTGAATATACCGGTAGGCTTACTGGGAGGTTCCGTTTATCAGCAACTGATATTCCCTGCTTCCGGTGCTGCCGGCGACAGTGTAATGGTTAACCTTGCAGCGCCCGGCGGACTGGCAGATGTGAGTCTCTTCGGTGGTGTGGTTATTACCTTATATAATAACAGTACAGTGGTGAAAACAGAAACGCTGTCACAGCTACTCACACTCCGCGTGCTGAGTGGTGACCAGTTTGCTGCTACCGTAGCAGCTACTGCTCCATTCAACCGCGTGGAAGTGAAACTGACAGGAGTGGCTACGTTGCTGACTTCAATTGATATTTATGGTGCACGCATCTTTTATGCTAATCCCACTATAAATGCTCCCAATACCAGTGTGTGCATCAATAACAAAACAACCTTGTCTGTAACACCGGCTGCGGGTACAACCGTACGCTGGTATGCAACTGCTACAGGCGGTACTGTATTAAGTTCACTAAATACTTACACAACAGACAGCCTGAAAACAGCTGGTACTGTAACCTATTATGTGGAAGTAGTGGGCGCCAATAGTTGTGCGAATCCTACACGGGTGCCGGTTAATGTAACGGTAACACCAGCCGGTACTGCCGCAGATATCACACTGGCTGATACTACAATCGCCTGTGTAAGCAATACCGCGGTGCTCAATCCTACATCCACCACGGTAACCACACCTGTTTTCAAATGGTATAAAAATGCAGACAGAACAGGTCCGATAACCAACGGGCTTACAGAAGGTGCAGTTACCTACGCAGTAGATGCTGCCGGTAAACTAACTATCACCGGTCTTGCTGCCGGCAATCATACTTACTATGCAAGTGTAAGCGGTACTAACTATTGTGAAAATGAAGCGGGTGCATTGAAAGCGGCTGTTGTAAAAGTGGTCACAGCACCGGCCACTCCTGTAGTTACCGGAGATGTAGTCGTAGCAACCGGTCAGCCGGCTACACTGACTGCCGCCGCCGTACCTGGGGCAACTATTACCTGGTATGCGGATGGCATTACCCCCACGCCTGCGGGAACCGGAACCAGTTTTGTAGTAGGTCCGTTTACTAACCCGGGCACTTATACTTACTACGCATCTGTGAACATAGCCGGCGCCTGCGCGTCAGCACGTGTAGCCGTAAACGTAGTAGTAACAGGACCGGTTATCCCATCTCCTGATTGTAACGTTCCTACCAGCCAGGCATCCGGAACTACACTGGGTTGTATCCTTTGTAGTGTAACGGATCCAACGGCTGATATAGATAATGTCACCACTAACTTCACCCATCTCAGTATGCCGGTAGGTTTACTGGGAGGTTCCGTTTACCAGCGACTGATATTCCCAACTCCGGGAAGTGCCGGCGATAGCGTACGGGTTGTTTTTGCAGCACCTGGCGGACTGGCGGATGTAAGTCTCTTCGGTGGTGTGGTTGTTACCTTATATAATAATGGTACACTGGTGAAAGCAGAAACGCTGTCACAGTTGCTCACACTCCGCGTGCTGAGTGGTAATCAGTTTGCTGCTACCGTAGCAGCAACTGCTCCTTACGACCGCGTGGAAGTGAGGTTAACAGGAGTGGCAAATCTGCTGAATGCTATTGATATTTATGGTGCACGCATCCTGTATGCTAACCCCATTATAAATACAACTACAGACACGGTGTGTATCAATAACAAGGCAACCTTGTCTGTAATACCTGCTGCGGGTACAACTGTACGCTGGTATGCAACTGCTACAGGCGGCACTGTATTAAGTTCACTAAATACTTATACGACAGACACGCTGAAAACGGCGGGTACTGTCACCTATTATGTGGAAGTAGTTGGCGCCAATGGTTGTGCCAATCCAACACGTGTACCGGTAAGTGTAACGGTGTCTCCTGCGCCGGTAGTACCTGGTCCTGATGCAACGATCAACCTGTGTCCTGGCTCAGACGCCTCATTGACAATACCTACACCGGATCGTACCATGACTTACAGGTGGTACAATGTAGCCACCGGCGGCACCAAGCTGAATACTGACAGCGGTTATGTTTTCAAGGCGCTGGCAATTAACCGGGATACTACTTTCTTTGTGGAAGCAGTAAGCAGTTGCGGTGCAGTATCTCCAAGACAGGCCGTTCACCTGGTGATGTCATCTTCATTGAGTGCGCCTGCTGTTGCACCGAATCCTGATTCGGTAAATATTGGTACCCAGGCAGTACTCACTGCATTTACGCCTGCATCCAACGCCATCTATACGTGGTATGGCAGCCAGGCCGGCAATGATAGCCTCTTTACAGGACCTACCTATTCTCCGCCTACGCGGGCTACAGCAGGAACTGTTATCTATTGGGTACAGGCTTCTATAAGTGGCGGTGGTAGCTGCCAATCAATTCGTGTGCCCGTTACCGTTGTTTATGGCGCATTCAATAATCCAACACCGGTACCTTGCGAAGGCGCCACTTCCCAAACAATCGGAGGAAGCGGATTGCTGATACTGGGTAACGTATATAACCCGGCGCTCGCCGTAGATAATGACGCCAGCACAGGTGCTTCTCTCGTTATAAATCTTGGTGCACTCAATGCACAGGTTTGGGAAAGAGTGAAGTTCAATGGTGTATCTGTTCCGGGTGACACCGTAAGGGTATTACTGTCAAGCCCAAGCCAGGTACTTGCTGCCAGCTTATTGGGCGGTGTGCAACTGACTACTTATAATGGCACCACCCCGGGCGATTCTGTAATGGCGAATAATCCATTAATCAAACTCGTGCTGCTGAGTAGCAGCAGACAAGCGATACTTGAATTTGTTCCCACACATCCGTTTGATGCGATAGAAGTGAAACTGAAATCCGGTATAGTGGGTGCATTAACAACAATAGATTTCAACTACGCACAGCGTGCCCTGGTACAACCTAAAGTACAGGCTGCCGAGGTAACTGTATGTGCAGGTAATACCACCACACTCGGAGTACAGAATCCGGTGACTGGCATCACCTACCGCTGGTATACTGCCAACGGAAATTACCTGGCAGGTAAAGACGGTGCTACCTTCACTACCGGTGTACTTACTGCAGACAGCAGCTTTTTTGTGGAAGCATTCCGTAATGGTTGCGCCAGCAAAGGCAGGGCAAAGGTAGCGGTGAAAGTAGCAGCAGCACCTGCGGCGCCTGTTGTACAGGCAACCGATGTAAAGGTGTGTGCGGGTTCTGATGCAGTACTGGCCGTTGCCACACCTGCAAAAGGATACAGCTACAACTGGTATAATGTAGCTAACGGCGGTACCAAATTAAATACAGATAGCGGTTTTACTTATAAAGTGGTAAATGTGACAGCACAGGCCATCTACTATGTGGAAGCAGTGAACGACAGTTGTAATACAGTTTCTGCAACAAGAACAGCAGTTACAGTAGGTACCGCTTCTTCCCTGGCTTCACCTGTGGTAACCCCTGCGGCTGATACCGTAATAGTAAATCAACAGCCGGTATTTACAGCTACTGCATCATCTGCAAACGCTGAATTCTACTGGTTTGCCAGTCAGGCCAGTACAGATACGTTGTTCAAAGGCGCCATTTTCGCGGCACCTGCATCTGCGACCCTTGGTACCATTACTTATTGGGTGGAAGCAGCTTTACCTGGTGCAGCCAGTTGTAAGTCTGCAAGGATACCGGTGAATGCAGTAACGGTAACGGATATACAAAATCCTGTTCCTTGCGAAGGTGCTACCAGTCAGACGATTGGCGGCTCCGGACTCCTGGTGCTGGGGAATGTATACAACCCGCAACTGGCGGTAGATAACAGTGCCAATACGGCTTCTTCGCTGGTTATTAACCTCGGCGTACTGAATGCAACCGTATGGCAGAGGGCATTCTTCAACGGCTTATCCACTCCGGGTGATACCGTTAAAGTAATGCTGTCCAACCCCGGTCAGATCCTTTCTGCTGCGGTACTCGCAAGCGTTCAACTCACTACTTATAGCGGTAATGTACCGGGCGATTCCGTACTGGTATCCAACCCGCTCGTTCATCTCAATCTGCTCAGCGGCGGCAAACGTGCACTGTTGTATTTCGTTCCTACCAAACCATTTGATGGTGTGGAAGTGAAACTGAAATCAGGCATAGTAGGTGCGCTGACAGAAATTGGCTTCAACTATGCACAGCGTGCCATTGTACAACCAACTGTACAGGTAACAAATGCAGCGATATGTAAGGGTACACAGGCTACCCTCAGCGTAGTGAACCCTGTGTCCGGCGTTGTATATAGCTGGTTTGATGGTCAGGGCCACCACCTGCTCGACAGCATCGCTTACATGACACCTGCAACACTCGATTCCGGTACCTATACTTACACCGTAAGGGCCACCAGGAATGGTTGTCAGGGTGCAGCATCTGCTCCGGCACAAATTACCGTACAGGGAACACCTGCGGCGCCGGTTATTGCGGCTTCCGCTATCAGTATCTGTGTGGGAGATAGTGCTACACTTACTATTCAGAATGCCATCAATACAGTTACCTATCGCTGGTACACTGCGGCAACCGGAGGAGCACTCCTGTTTACCGGTCCTGTTTACGTAGTAAAAGGACTCACGGCATCAGCAGATTTCTACGCGGAAGCATCTTCCGGTAATTGCAGCGGTGGTGCCAGAACCAAAGTATCCATCGGTGTGGGAACAGCTCCTGTACCTATCCTGGATGCAAATCAGGTAACCGTTTGTGAGGGCGGTACTGCCATACTGAAAGTAACATCCTCTGTTAATAATGTCACTTACAACTGGTACACTACCGCTACCGGCGGCACCAGCATCTTTACAGGACCTATCTTCACAACACCTGTTGTAAATGCTACAACAAAATACTATGTAGAAGCAGTAGGTGATATCAACAAATGTGGCAAGCCTTCTACCCGTGCTGTGGCTACTGTGAATACAGTACCTGTGCCAGCGGCACCGGCAGTAATAAGTGCCAATGTAAATACCTGTGTAGGTCAGGCGACCACTCTTGCTGTGAAGAATCCGCAGGCAGGTGTAACCTATCAGTGGTTTGATGCTGCTACCGGCGGTACCCTGGTATTCACCGGACCGGTATTCAACGTAACAGCAGACAGCAGCCGTACTTACTATGTGCAGGCTCTTGTTGGTAACGGTTGTCCAAGCGCCACCAGAACAGCTGCTGCTATCACTGCCAGCAGTGTACCAACAGCCCCTGTTATAGCAGCATCTTCTTTGTTTGTTTGCCAGGGTGGATCAGTAACGCTTGCTGTACAAAAACCGGCATCAGGAGTTACCTATCGTTGGTTTGATGCGGCTACCGGTGGTAATCTCCTCTTTACCGGAGCAAACTATATCACTGGTGCGTTAAATGCCAGCACTGATTTTTATGCAGAAGCAAGCAACGGTAATTGCAGCAATGCGATCAGAACAAAAGTATCCATAGGTGCAGGGCAAGCACCAACACCTGTACTCGAATCCAATAGCTTAACGGTTTGTCAGGGTGGAACAGCTACCCTCCGTGTAGTATCCGCCACCAATGGTATTACCTACAAATGGTATACTGTGGCAACGGGTGGTACCGCGGTATTCACCGGACCGGATTATACAACCGGTACATTGACTAACAGCATCGATTTTTATGTAGAAGCAACGGGAGATATTGCCCAGTGCGGTAATCCTTCTGCAAGGGTAAAAGCATCCGTAACTGTGGTGTCAGCTCCTGCTGCACCGGATGTAATGGCTGCAAGTCTCAAAACATGCGCAGGTACCGGTATTACTGTGGCAGTGAAAACACAACAGCCAGGTCTTACCTATCAGTGGTTTGATGCAGCTACAGGTGGTTCATTGCTCTTTACAGGCCCTGTTTATAATGTGCCGGTGGTCAATAACAACACCACTTACTTTGTGCAGGCAGTGGTTGGTACAGGTTGTACCAGTGCTACCAGAACACCGGTAAGTGTAACGGTTGATCCGGCTCCATCAATTCCTTCCATAGCTACCGGTGATGTAGTCACCTGTATTGGCGGAACAGCCACCTTCAGCGTGCAGAATCCGGATGCGGCACTTACCTATCGCTGGTATGATGCACCGTCTAATGGTATGCTGCTGGCAACAGGTACTGCCTATACAACTGCGCCATTAGGACTTACTACTGCTTTCTATCTGGAAGCCACGAATAACGCTGGTTGCAGTAGTGCCCGTAAAGGAGTAAAAGCAACAGTCGTAACAACCATAGATGCGCCACTGGCTGATCCGATCACGATCTGTAGCGGTCAGACAGGCATATTGAGTGTGAAAAACAAAGTAAATGGTGTCATCTATAACTGGTACACTTTAGCCCGTGGTGGAGCATCGGTATTCACTGGTGCAGACTTCACCATCACACCAACAGTGGGTGCTACCTACTACCTGGAGGCAGCTACCAGCGGCGGTTGTGTAAGCGCCAGCAGAACAGTGGTAATCGTAACCGTGAATCCTTCCCCTGCGGTACCGGCAGTAGCCAATGCTACTATAGAAGCCTGCCAGGGTCAGACAGCTACACTGAACGCACTGAATCCGGATGCAACACTTACTTACAAATGGTATACTACCCCAACCGGTGGTACACCAGCAGGAACCGGCGCATCCTTTATCACACCAGTCATCACCGCTAACCAGATGTACTACCTGGAAGCTACCAATAACAATGGTTGTCCGAGCGCAAGCCGTACAGCTGTCAGTGTAAACGTAACACCTTCCCCTGCCAGTCCGATGGTAACGGGTAATGAAGCAGGTGTTTGTCCTGGTAGCACTGCAACGCTCACGGCAACATCCAATGCTGCCGGTGCAGACTTCCGCTGGTACAATAGTTCAACAGGTGGTACGCCGTTATTCACCGGTGCAGTATTCACTACACCTGCGATCACTGCAAATACCACTTACTATGTGGAAGTATTCACTACAGGTGGTTGTGCCAGCACGGCGAGAACAGCGGCAGCAGTAGTTGTCCTGCAACCACTGGCTACACCGGTTGTGACAGTAGATATTACCACTGCCACCTCTATCACTTTCCGCTGGAACGCGATTACCGGTGCACAACGCTATGAAGTAACACTGGATAACGGTGTCACCTTCATCCCACCGTCATCAGGTGCTAATGGTACCACACATACTGTAACGGGGCTGCAACCTAACCAGAACGTTACGCTCCAGGTAAGGGCCATAGGCGCCTCTACATGTCAGAACAGTGCTTTGTCAGCCGGCGTAACAGGTACAACAGCCAATCCGCAGGGCAACAACATCTTTGTACCAAACCTCTTCAGTCCGAACGGCGATGGTGTCAATGATGTTCACCTTGTATATGGTACCGCAATAGCCCAGCTCGAATTCAGGATCTATAACCAGTGGGGTCAGCTTGTATTCACCTCCAAAGATCAACGCCAGGGATGGGATGGTACCATGGGCGGACAGAAACAACCAGTGGGTGTATACGTATACATTGTTAAGGCTACAATGCAGGATGGATCAGTGATTACGAAGAAAGGAAACGTAACACTCATGCGATAG
- a CDS encoding PorP/SprF family type IX secretion system membrane protein, with protein sequence MKRIFIVAILLWSSLLPGVSVAQVDPHFSQYYAYPLWLNPALTGVIDGDYRISGDYRNQWANYGKPFSTAGISVDAATDKNIGVGLNVVNMSAGDAGYNYFNGMASVSYSGVKFGKTQTSRLVFGLQAGVINRRVDPAKFQTGSQYQPVIGYDPSIANGENVTTTSSSAFDAGAGAVFFDGNPNHMFNPFAGFAAAHLTQPKDPFGSAGSDKRLPVRYLFHGGTKIKLNEQFSLTPTGLYMRQGNAEEIVAGMYAQLAVNPEFDFLLGGNYRFNDAVIPFAGFHFRNFVLGLSYDANASNMRRLVNGSQSFEVSLSFISRKRRVLNEEYFICPRL encoded by the coding sequence ATGAAAAGGATTTTTATTGTTGCAATACTTTTATGGAGCAGTTTGTTGCCCGGAGTATCTGTTGCTCAGGTGGATCCTCACTTTTCGCAGTATTATGCTTATCCGTTGTGGTTAAATCCCGCATTGACCGGTGTTATAGATGGTGACTACAGGATCAGTGGTGACTATCGTAACCAGTGGGCCAACTATGGTAAACCATTTTCTACAGCCGGTATTTCGGTAGATGCTGCCACCGATAAAAATATAGGTGTAGGTCTCAATGTAGTGAACATGTCTGCCGGTGATGCCGGGTATAATTATTTTAATGGCATGGCCAGCGTATCCTATAGCGGGGTAAAATTTGGAAAAACACAAACAAGCCGCCTCGTTTTTGGTCTTCAGGCCGGCGTGATCAACAGAAGGGTTGATCCGGCTAAATTCCAGACCGGTAGCCAGTATCAGCCTGTAATAGGTTATGATCCGAGTATTGCCAATGGTGAAAATGTAACCACCACTTCTTCTTCAGCATTTGATGCTGGTGCAGGTGCGGTGTTTTTTGATGGCAATCCTAATCATATGTTTAACCCGTTTGCAGGATTTGCTGCTGCGCATCTTACACAACCTAAAGATCCGTTTGGATCTGCGGGATCAGACAAAAGATTGCCTGTCCGCTACCTCTTTCATGGTGGTACAAAAATAAAATTGAATGAGCAGTTCAGTCTTACGCCAACAGGGCTTTACATGCGTCAGGGGAATGCAGAAGAGATCGTAGCCGGCATGTATGCACAGCTGGCGGTAAACCCGGAATTTGACTTCCTGCTAGGTGGTAATTACCGCTTTAATGATGCGGTGATTCCTTTTGCCGGTTTCCATTTCAGAAACTTTGTACTGGGACTCAGCTATGATGCCAATGCATCTAATATGCGCCGCCTGGTGAATGGCAGTCAGAGCTTTGAAGTATCTCTTTCCTTCATCAGCCGTAAAAGAAGAGTGCTCAATGAAGAATATTTTATTTGTCCCAGGTTATAA